In Flavobacterium endoglycinae, one DNA window encodes the following:
- the nrfD gene encoding NrfD/PsrC family molybdoenzyme membrane anchor subunit, producing MSSHYEAPIRKPLVIGDKSYHDVTVDVAAPVEGPANKQWWIVFTIALVAFLWGLGCIIYTVSTGIGTWGLNKTVGWAWDITNFVWWVGIGHAGTLISAVLLLFRQRWRMAINRSAEAMTIFSVVQAGLFPIIHMGRPWLAYWVLPIPNQFGSLWVNFNSPLLWDVFAISTYLSVSLVFWWTGLLPDFAMLRDRAITPFNKRVYSILSFGWSGRAKDWQRFEEVSLVLAGLATPLVLSVHTIVSMDFATSVIPGWHTTIFPPYFVAGAVFSGFAMVNTLLIVMRKVSNLEAYITLQHIELMNIIIMITGSIVGVAYITELFVAWYSGVEYEQYAFLNRATGPYWWAYWSMMTCNVFSPQFMWFKKLRTSIMFSFIISIVVNIGMWFERFVIIVTSLHRDYLPSSWTMFSPTFVDIGIFIGTIGFFFVLFLLYSRTFPVIAQAEVKTILKGTGDNYIRERANKDSHHE from the coding sequence ATGTCGTCTCATTACGAAGCACCCATTAGAAAACCTTTAGTTATAGGTGATAAATCATATCACGATGTAACTGTAGATGTGGCAGCACCTGTTGAAGGACCTGCAAATAAACAATGGTGGATTGTATTTACAATCGCATTAGTAGCCTTCCTTTGGGGGTTAGGTTGTATAATTTACACCGTATCTACCGGTATCGGAACATGGGGATTAAACAAAACAGTTGGTTGGGCTTGGGATATTACTAACTTCGTTTGGTGGGTTGGTATTGGTCACGCGGGAACTTTGATTTCTGCAGTACTTTTACTTTTCCGTCAGCGTTGGAGAATGGCTATTAACCGTTCTGCGGAAGCAATGACCATTTTCTCAGTAGTTCAGGCAGGTTTATTTCCAATTATTCACATGGGTCGTCCATGGTTAGCATACTGGGTTTTACCTATTCCAAATCAATTTGGATCTTTATGGGTAAACTTTAACTCACCATTGCTTTGGGACGTATTCGCGATTTCAACTTACCTTTCAGTATCATTAGTATTCTGGTGGACTGGTTTATTACCTGATTTTGCTATGCTTCGTGATAGAGCTATTACTCCATTTAACAAAAGAGTTTATTCAATCTTAAGTTTTGGATGGAGTGGAAGAGCTAAAGACTGGCAGCGTTTTGAAGAAGTATCTTTAGTATTAGCTGGTTTAGCTACTCCACTTGTACTTTCTGTACACACAATTGTATCTATGGACTTTGCTACTTCTGTAATTCCTGGATGGCATACAACAATTTTCCCTCCATATTTCGTTGCTGGAGCGGTTTTCTCTGGATTTGCGATGGTAAATACATTGTTGATCGTTATGAGAAAAGTTTCTAACCTTGAAGCATACATTACATTACAGCATATCGAGTTAATGAATATTATTATCATGATTACTGGATCTATTGTAGGTGTAGCTTACATCACTGAGTTATTCGTAGCTTGGTATTCAGGTGTAGAATATGAGCAATATGCATTCTTAAACAGAGCTACTGGACCTTACTGGTGGGCATATTGGTCAATGATGACATGTAACGTGTTCTCTCCTCAGTTCATGTGGTTCAAAAAATTAAGAACAAGTATCATGTTCTCATTCATTATTTCGATTGTGGTAAACATCGGGATGTGGTTTGAAAGATTTGTAATTATTGTTACTTCTTTACATAGAGATTACCTTCCATCTTCTTGGACAATGTTCTCACCAACATTTGTTGATATTGGAATTTTCATTGGAACAATTGGTTTCTTCTTTGTATTGTTTTTATTATACTCTAGAACATTCCCTGTAATTGCTCAGGCAGAGGTAAAAACAATTTTGAAAGGAACAGGAGATAATTACATTAGAGAAAGAGCAAATAAAGATTCACATCATGAGTAA